The stretch of DNA CGAGATGCGCGGACAAACGGTGCGGATCGGGCCGGTCCTTCTGGCGGTCTTGGCGGCCGCATTGTCCCTCGAGGCCGCGGGGGTGTCGTCCCGGGACGCGGAGCAAGCGGCCCGAAAAGCCCCCGGCGGGGTTTTTAGTCTCCTCGTCGACAACGATTTCTTTGCCGCGACCGACCGCCGATATACAAACGGCATCCGGATCGCCTGGACCTCGGCCGAGCTCGGACGGCCTGAGGCTCCCGTCAAGCTGCCCGGGTGGCTCGAAGCCGCGAGCCGGGCCCTGTCGTTCGGCCGGGCGGCCGGCGGCCGGCGTTACCTCTCCATCTTTCTCGACCAGCGGATTTATACGCCCGAAGACATCACCCTGACGGAGACGCCGGCCGGCGAACATCCGTACGCCGGCTATACCGGGATCGGGCTGGCCTTCCATAGCCGCGATGACGATGGCATGGATACGGTCGAAATCGACCTCGGATTGGTCGGCCCTGACTCGTTGGCGGGTGAAATCCAAGCGCTCTGGCACCGATTCTTTGGGTTCATGGCCCCTTCCGGCTGGGCCCGCCAGCTCAAGGACGAATTTGTCCTCGGCCTTGCTTACGACCATCGGGAGCGAGTCTGGGCCTCGGCCGCCGGCCGGGGCATAAGGACGGACGGAGTTGCCCGGGCGGGGGGATCGCTCTCTAACGCCCTGACAGCGGCCGGGATAGGGGCCGGGATTCGGGTCGGTTGGAACCTGCCTGATGATTTTGGCGCGGCGATGATCCCGGCCGGCCCGGCCGGGGACCCGCTTTTAAAGAATCGGCGCGAACGATCCGCCGATCGGGTCCGGCCGGCGATCTATGGCTATTTGACCATCGAGGGCCAGGCCGTCCTGCGAGACATTTTCCTGGACGGCAACACCTTTCGCGACGGCCCGCATGTCGAGAAATACCCGTTCCGGGGCGCTTTGACGGCCGGATTGGCCCTGCGCTTCAGGAGCTGGAGCTTGGCCTACGGGTATGTTCTTGGAAGCCGCAGCTTCGAGACGGAGCCGCGCGGGCACATCTATGGGACGGTCCGCCTGTCGTTCTTTCTCTGAATCCGCGGCCGCAGGCCTAATTCGCAATCGGGGAGCCGGCGCCGGTTTGCGCAAAACCTTTATTATCTGTTATACTAAAACTCTCCCCCAATGAATCAGCCTCCGTCCGATATGAAGTATGGCTACTACCATAAAATCCGCCAGTTATTCGTCTATTTGAAGCCTCGCGACAAAAGCCGGGCCGGCGAATGCCGCCGCTGCGGCGCCTGCTGCCGGTTCATGGCGGATTGCCTCTTCCTCAAGTTCGATGAAGAGGGGCTGTCGGCGTGCGGCATCCAAAAAATCAAACCCTATACCTGTTCCAAGTACCCGCTGAACAAGAAAGAGCATCACACCAGGGATAACTGCGGATTTCGATTCCCCGCCGAATCCGAGTGATCCGAGTTCGCGGGCGCTAGAATCCGCCGCCGCGTCCGCCGCCCATCCCCATATCGCCGCCGAAGCGCGGGTTGACGACGTTGCTGTAGACCGAGCCGAAAGTGAAGCTCAAGCCCGCCGACAGGTAGAAACTGTATTCGGAGGCTAGCTCCGTCCGCCGCAGCAGCAACTCCTCGATCGAGACGTCGCCCTTGCGCAAGGCGATCTGATCGTGGGTGGTCGAGTAGCGGCCGTCCATGGTCAGGGCTAGCCCCTTGATCAGGCGGAAGTTCAAGCTCCCGGAGATGCGGAGATGATTGTAATCGAAGCCCTTGAGGAAGTAGTTCGCTCCTTCCAGCGAGAGGGAGGCCGTCCCCCAGGGCTCGGTCAGATCGAGAGTTGCGCTCAAGGACTGACTGAAGACGCCTTCGGCCCTCTTGTCGTAGATCGTCTCCTCGATGTAGTTGTAATGGTTGAATCCGGCCCGGTAGAGGATGCGCAGTTGGTGGCGGGTGGATTCCGAGTAAGGGAAGACGTTGTATTCGACGGCCGGGTGGATGGTGTAGCCAAAGTTGATGTTGCCGTAGCTCGAGTGGTTGAGGTTCAGGTATCCGCCGACCGACCAATGGTCGTTGAGGCTGAAGACGTAGAGCCCGTCGAAAGCCCGGGAATCGGCCGTGCTCGTCTCCTGGTAATCCTCGTAGTCGAAGATGCTCTGGTCGATGTTGCCGGTGAAGCCGGTCCGGAGCTTGGCCTGCGGAGTGACCCGGTTAATCGAGATGTTGCCCGAGATGGAGTTCGTCTGCCGGGCCTGCTCGCTCTGGAAGCGGCCGCGTACGCCGAAGTTGAAAACCCAGAAGTTCCAGGAATCGTTGGCGGCGGTGGATTTGACCTTGCGGCCGAGGGTCATGTTGATCAGCCCCGAGATCGGGGTCCGGCCGACGTAGGGGGCCAGGCCGAGCTTGAGGACCTGGACCATGCCCTTGCGGATCTCGTCCGGCGTGTCGACCCGGTTGGAGAAGAACTTGAGGACGTTCTTGAGGTCTTCATAGGCTCCCCGGCCGATAAAGGTCATGGTGTATTCCTGGCCTCCGCCGCCCGTGCGCTGGCTGGTGACGATGACGTGGACGTCGGACTCGGTGCGGTCGCGGACGTAGTTGACGAACTGGATCTCGTTGACGATGTAATTGACGTCCAGGCGCTGGCCGTCCAAGAAAACTTTGGGAGCCGATCTTTTGATCTCGTCGGTGGAGGCATCCGTCTGTTGGGCCCAGACGGGGGCGAATCCGGCGAGAAGAGCGATTATACCGAAGAGGGCGACGGCTCGGGCTTTGTTCAAAGCGTTCTCCTTGGCGGCCCCGGGCTCGGGAATCCCCTCGAAATTCCTCTCCTCAAGGCAGAAAAATACAGCACGCTCCCCCTTTGGACGAAGCGTCAGCGGATTTCTTCCTTTTTAAACCGAACTGGCCGCTCCCTCAGCGCAACGGGATGGTCATGATGAACCCGGAGGCCGTTTCCTCGGTTGCGACCTTGCCCTCGGCGGCCCAGGCCCCGAGATGGACGACGATCCGCGCCGGCGAGGGCGCCGGCGGGGGAGTCACCGCCAGGCGAGCCGACTTCCCGTCGGCCGCCGATTCGAGGGACAGCGAAATCGGCCCGAAGTTCGTGGCGACGCCTTTGAGCTCGGTCTTCGCCCCCGGCGCCAGCCAAGTCGGAGGCAGGCCTTCGAGCAGGTGGATCTCGCTGCCCCGCTCCAGGACCAGAAGGTTGCGGACGAGCCGGAGGAGTTCGGCCGAAGCCCAGTTGTGGGGCATGTCGCCGACGAAAGGTGCTTGCGTCTTTTCGCCCTTGGGCGGCTGCTCCTCGCGCCAGGCCCGGAGCGGCGAAGCGTGGTTGGCATAGGCGTAGAGAATCTCGGCTGCTTTGGGGCCGTCGCCGAGCCAGAGGTGAGCGTGGGCCCAGAAGGAGGCGAAATAATTCCACAGGCCATCGGGCATCCAACCCGTTCCCAGGACGAGCCCTTCTTTTTGATGGTCGTCGAGAAGCATCAGCGTTCCCCGCGCCAGCGGGTCGGAGGCCTCGAAGAGCCGCCCCGGAAACACGGCGTGGCAGAAGGCCCATTGGCCCCGGATAGGGTCGATGCCCGACTGGGGCTTCATCAGGATCGGCAGGTAAAAAAGGCCGCCGTCCATAGGCTTGCGATCCCGTACGGCGGCCTTGTCGAAGGCGGCCCGGAAGTCGCGCAGCTCGGCGTCCCAAGCGTCGGCCTCGGGCATCTGCAGCCGACGGGCCGCCTCGACCGCGGCCTTCAGCCCGGCCAGGCTCCAATAGACGTTGGTGTACTCGGCCACGATCCCGCCGATCCCGCCGTCCGGAACGCCGGGAGGAATGAGGCCCGCCTCGGGCGCCTCCGGGTTCTTGCGGCTTTCCTCCCGCAGGCGCTTAATGGCTCCCACGACTCGGACGACGACCGGCCAGGTCTTTTTGAGCCAGGCCGTGTCCCCGGTCAGAAGAGCGTGACGGGTGAGGATATAGAGAACGATGCCGTTCTCCTTCCAGTAGTTGCCCAGGACGTCGAACGAGCCGTCCGGTTTCTGGCGGGTCAGCAGATGGTCGATGCCGGCCCTCGCCTCCAGGCCCCGCCCGAGATAAGTCACGGCCTCCAGAATGAAGGCGCCGTCCACGACCCAAAGGCCGCGGTAGCAGGTCGGGCCGACCTGGAAGATCGGCAGGCCGTCCTTGATCTCGCGGGCCTGATAGATGTTCCGGATGCAGGAATCGATCAGCCCTTGCAGGGCTCGGTCGGGGACGGTCAGGACGCCATAGGGGAAATCGCGCTCGGACCAGTAGCGCGCGGCCCGCTCGGGTTGGGCTTTGGCCCAAGCCGAGTCGACCTCACCGGCGTCATGGCCGGAGGCGCAGTAGACCGCCAGTTCGTCGATCCGGGCGGGGAAGAGGATAGTGATCTTATCCCGACCGGGGATGATCCCGTCCCAGCGGGCGCTGAAGCTCACAAAGCGGCGGCTGCCGCGCAGGACGGCGCGGTCGACGACATCGAGCGGCTCCTTGGCCTCGATGGTCAAGGCCAGGCGGCGCGCCCCGGCCGTCTTACGCACGAGCAGGATGTCGCCGCGGGCCGGCTTAGCCTCGTCCCCGCGCGGCTTGCCGCGCAGCGGCAGCTTCTGGTCCGGTCCGGGGGTGACGGCCAGGGCGCTCCAGCGGAGAAGCTCCCGGCCGTCGGTCCCCGTCAGCATCGTCTCGACCATGGGGACGCGCGGATCGGGCATCGATTGGGCGGAAACGCCCGTGGTCCCGCCGTCGAGGCCGATCGAAACCCGAGCCCCGAATTCGGAACCGCGAATGTAGTCGTAAAGCAAGGACCCTTCTTTGGACACGAGCGTCTTCTGCCAGTCGTCGGGGAGCCCGATGCAGGTCTGCCACCAGGGCGGGGCGTAGCGGTAATCGATGGTGAACAGGGCGGCCTGCTCGGGAGGCGCGGTTGTCGGGGAGGCGTCGCGCCGCACTTCGAATTTTGCCGCTTTCCCGCAACCGGGGGCGAGGGCGACAACGAGGCAGACGGCGGGCAGAAACTTGGCCAGGGTGGAGGCGGATTTGTTCATGGGGGTGACCGGCCTTAAATCAGATACTTCCCGGCCTTGGCCAGGAAGCGGCCTTTGGCGAAGATGGTGGCGTCCGCGACGAGGGCATCGTAATGGTGCCGGCTGGCGTTCGCTCCCAGGCCGTAGGAATCGCCGATGGCGAAATGAACGGTGCCGAAGGCCTTCTCGGCTTCGAGCATGTTGCCGCAGATGCGGGCGCCGGGGTTCGTCCCGACGCCGAACTCGCCGATGACGAGACCGGTCGGGTCGTCGCCGATGTGGCGGACGATGGCCTCGACTCCGCGGCCGCTCCATTTCACGAGCCGGCCTTTCTCAAATTCTAGGACGCCGCGGCCGAGCTTATCGTCGATGAGCCGCAGGACCACCCGGCCGGTGAACGTCTCCTCGACCGGGCAGGTGTAGCATTCCCCTGCCGGCAGGTTGCCGTGTCGCCCCCGGCGGCCGATATCGCCGTTGCTGTTGGCCCAGCGGCGGCCTTTGACGCTGAAGGAAATGTCCGTGCCGTCGGTGTTGCTGATCCGGACGTCGGGAGCGTTGCGAAGCGCCACCATGATCTTGCGGGTGAAGACATCCAGGGCCGTGTAGTCCACGGCCACGAGCCGTTCCATCATGTCCACGGTGATGCCCGGCATCATCAGGACGCGGCCGCCGGACTTGGCCAAGCCGACCATGTAGCCGCGAAAGGCCTTCTCCTCGATCCGGGCTTCGAGCATGTAGGCCAGCGCGCCGGCCTTCTCGGCCATGGCTCGGAACAGCCCGCTCGGTCCCTCGATCGGCCGCAGGGCCTCGGTCATCAGGTAGGTCGTGGTTTCGGCACCCGCCTTGCGGGCCCAGCGGGCCAGGGCTTCGGCGATCTCGAGCTTAGCCTCGTCGGTGACGAGCAGGAAGCTCTCGCCCCGCTTCAGGCGCAGGGCCTGGGTGATGGCCCGTTCCGCGGCTTTGTCCAGCTTTCTATTCATGGCCAGAGATTGCCATAACGGGTGGGCGGAGACAAGATGGAAGTTTTCGAAGAGGAAGTCCCGCTTGTTCCTATGAAAGGTTCGAAGCCCCTGGTGAGGCCGGTAAGGGGGCCGAAGCCATCGGCGAGGAAGCGGGCATGGTCCCTGGCCCTTCAATTAATCGTTTATTGAAGGGCCAGGGGAGCGACCGAGCCGGCCGGAGCGAACTCCCTCGCTGGGGGAGTTCGCGTCTTCGGCCCCCTTACGGCCGAACCGTTTCGGGGGCTTCGAATCCGTCAGTTGGTGGTGCTTCCGGTTCCGCTCTTCTCGTAGCGGGCCAGGACGTCCTGGCTCGCCTTGAGGAAGGCGTCGTATCGGATCTTGATGTCCTTCTCGCCCCTCAGTTTAGCCAGGTAGGCCTGCAGGAACTTGTTCTTCTTCTGCTCCAGGAGGCTTGCCGTCTCGGTCGCCTTGGTCTTCTCGAACTCTTCCTTGACGGCCTCGGTGCGGGCCAGGACCCTCATCACGGCGTAGCCGGTCTTGAAGTCGATCGGCTGGCTGATTTCCTTGAGCGGCAGGCTGAAGGCCAGGTTGTCGGTCTCGGGGCTTTCGCCGATGACGCTCAAATACTGCTCTTTCTTGTGCTCGGCCACGGTCTTGACTTCGAGCTTGGCGGCCGCGGCGACGTCTTCCCAATTCTTGTCGTTCAGCTTGGCCCGAATCTCCTTGATCTTGGCCAGAGCCAAGTCCTTTTTCAGGGCATCGGCGAGATCGGTCGCAACCTGGGCTTTGACCTCCTCGAAGGTCGCCGGCCGGGGAGCTTCGATCTTGCGGAGCTCGGCCAAGGCGACGCCGCCGTAGGTGGCGAGGGGGGCCGAGATATCCTTGTCCTTGAGCCCGAACAGGGCGGAGGCGATCGAGCCCGCGGGGTCGACATCGCCCAGGGCTTCGCCGCTCTTGAGCAGGCCGGTCGACTGGACCTTGAGATTGGCGGCCTTGGCCGCCGCTTCCAGGCTCTTGGCCTTGCGGGCTTCCTTCTCCAGAGTGGCCATCCGCTGACCGGCCAGCTCGCGGGCCTTCTGGTCCTGCAGGATGGTGCGGATGCGGGGCTTGGCCGTTTCCAGGGACGTCGTTGCGGCGGCGTCCTTCTGGGTCACCTTGAGGATCGCGATGCCGTCGGCCAGCTCGATCGGATCGGAGATCTTGTTCAGGGCCAGCTTGGCCACCGCCTCGATCTCCTTCGGATTGAGCGTCCGCCAGTCATACAGCCCCCAGTCGCCGCCGGCGGAGGCCTTGGTGTCCTTGGAAACGGCCTTGGCCAGCTCGGCGAAATCCCCGCCCCCTTGGAGGCGATCGTGGGCGCTTTTAGCCTCGGCCTGGACCAGGGCCTTGTCCTTGCCGGCGAAGGGGAGGAAGATCCGGCTGATCTTGACCTGTTCGGGATTCTCGAACTGGGCCTTGTTGTCCTGGTAGTATTTGGCGATCTCGGCTTCGGCCAGCTCGACCTCGGCTTTGAGGTCGTCGTTCTTGATGAAGACATAGCCGGCCTCGCGGCGCTCGGGCAGCTTGTAGGCGTCCTTGCGGCCTTCGAAGTAGGCCTTGACGGCGGCCTCGTCCGGCGCTTGGGCCAGGGTGATCGTGGCCGATTCCAGGGCCAGGTATTCGATCTTGGCGGTGTCCTTGCTCAACCGGTATCCATCCCAGACTTCCTGCGGCGTCACGACGATCCCCGCGGTCAGCGCGGCCACCGTCTTGCTCAGGATGATCTCCTGGCGGATGCCGCCCTCGAATTGGGATAGGGGGATGCGATTGTAGGAGAGGACCCGCTTGTACTCGTCGTAACCGATGAACTTGCCGTCCCGCTGCAGGCCGGGCAGGGCCATGATGCGCTCGCGGACCTCGGCGTTGGAGGCTTTGATGCCCAAGCCGTCGGCGACGTCAAAGAGGAGCCGCTGTTCGATGATCTGCTCCAGAACCTGCTGGGGCAGGTTGAGCTGTTCGATGACCGTGCGGTCGATCTCTTTCATGTCCCGCTTGAGACTCTCGATCCGGTTGCGCAAGCCGGTGAGGAATTCGTCGGTCGGGATTTTGTGCCGGCCGATCGTGGCGACGACGGAGCCGGCCTGGCCTTCGCCCAGGCGGCCCGAGCCGCCCCAGATGACGAAGATCGAGACGATGAACGCGGCTACGATGAACCAGAGGACGATCTTGAGCGACTTCATGTTCTGGCGCATGGTTCTCAGCATGGTGGACCTCTCGGAGATGGGGTGTCAGCGGCGAGCCGCCTTGCGGCGGCCGGCGAACAGGGGGCGGAGCCGGGCGGTAGTCGCGTCGAGGTCCTCGATCAGGACCTTGGTCCCGCCGACGATGGGCATGAAATTGGAGTCGCCCACCCAGCGGGGGACGACATGGAGGTGGAAGTGATCGATCACCCCGGCCCCGGCGCTGCGGCCCAGGTTCATGCCCGTGTTGAACCCGTGCGGGGCGTAGGCCGTCCGCAGCACAGCCAGGCTGCGCTGCAGGAGGGCGGTCATCTCGGCCAGGAGGGCCTTGGGCGCCTCCTCGAGCGAGGCCAGGTGACGGATCGGGGCGATCATCAGGTGGCCCGGTTGGTAAGGATATTTATTGAGCAGGACGAAAGCCTGCCGGCCCCGGACGAGGATGTGGGTCCCGGCGTCGTCTTTGGCTTTGGCGGCGCGGCAAAGCACGCAGCCGCGGCGGACATCGACGGTTCGCACGTAGGCCTCTCTCCAGGGCGCGGTGATGTACCTCATTCCTTGTTGATCAGCTCTTTCAGAAGCTTGCTGGGCTTGAAGTACAGGACCTTCTTGGGCGGCACCTTGACCGGGTCGCCCGTGCGGGGGTTCCGCCCCGAACGGGACGGCCGCTGGCGGAAGCGGAAGCTGCCGAAGCCGCGGACCTCGATCTCCTCGCCCTTCAGGATGGCTTCCTTGATGGTGTCGAAGAAGAGATTGACGCCGGTTTCGGCCTCCTGCTTCGGGACGTTGAGCTCTTTGCTGATCCGGTTGATCAGATCGGCCTTAATCATCGGCTTTCTCCTCTGCCGTTTCGGCGGTGCCGTCCTTCGACGGCACTGACGCGGCTATCTCTTCCTCGGCCGGCGCCGGCGCTGCCATCGCCTCCGGCTCCGCGGGCGCTTCCGCGACAACCGGGTTGTCCGCGACAATCGGGGCGGCCGGAACCGCCGTCTTCGTCGCGGCCAGGTTCTTATTCAGCTGCTCCCGAATGAGGTCGCCGAAGGTCAGGCCGGTGCCCTGGTTGTCCTGATACTTTTGATATTCCTGCTTCTGGAGGTCCATCTGGGCCTGCCGGAAGCTGAGGCTGATCTTCTTGTCCTTGGCGTTGAGCTTGATGAGCTTGGCCTGCCGCTCCTCGTTGACCTTGACCACTTCGGCCGGGTTCTCGACCTTGTGCTCGTCGATTTCGGAATTGAAGACGACGCCTTCGATGCCGGGCAGGATCTCGACGAAGACGCCGAACTCGGCGATGCGGACGATGCGGACGTTGACCAGATCGCCGACCTTCTGGCGGATGAAGAATTCCTCCCAGATGTCGCCTTCCAACTGTTTGAGGCCCAGGGAGACTTTCTGCTTGTCGATGTCCACCCCCAGCACGACCGCGTCGGTCTCCTGGCCGACTTTCAGCTTGACCGAGGGATGCTTGATCTTCTCCCAGGAGATGTCGGAGATGTGGATGAGGCCTTCGATCCCGGGCTCGACCTCGAGGAAGGCGCCGAAATCGGTGATGCTGGTGATCTTGCCGTGGACCCGGCTGCCGGGGTTGTGGCGCTCCTTGAAGCCCTCCAGGGGGTGGGGCAGCGCTTGTTTGAGGCCCAGGCTGATCCGCTTGGAGGTCGGGTTGACCTCCAGGATGCTGACCGTGATCATGTCGCCCAGCTTGAGCAGCTTTTTGGGATGGATCATCTTGCGCGACCAGGTCAGGTCGGAGATGTGGACCAGGCCTTCCACTCCCTTCTCCAGCTCGACGAAGGCGCCGAAGTCGGTCAGCGAAGTGACTTTGCCCGTGATCTTGTCGCCGGCTTTGAACTTCTCGGCGATATTGGTCCAGGGGTCGGGGGTGAGCTGCTTGAGCCCGAGCGAAATCTTCTCGTCCTTCTCGTTGAAGTCGAGGACGACGACTTCGATGTCCTGGCCGGCCTGCAGAATCTCCTGCGGGTGGCCGATCTTGCCCCAGGCGATGTCGGAGACGTGGAGCAGACCTTCCACACCGCCGATGTCGACGAAGGCGCCGAAGCTGGTCAGCGAGCGGATATGGCCGGGGAGCTTCTGGCCCTTCGCGATCGTCCCAAAGACCTTGCGCTTCTTGATCTCGCGCTCATCCGCCAGGACCAGCTTGCGCGAGACGACGGCGTTCTCGGTCTTGCGGTCGAAGCGGATGACCTTGAACTTGAAGGTCTGGCCGATGAGCTTTTCGGGGTCCTTGACCGGCCGCAGGTCGGCGTGGGATTCGGGCATGAAGGCCGGGATGCCGACGTTGACATGGAAGCCGTTCTTGGCCCGGTCGACGATCTTGCCGGTGACGACGCCGCCGTGCTGAGCGGCCTTCTCCAGGGCGTCGAGGGCCTTCTCAGCATCGGCTTTCTTCTTGGATAGAATGAAGTAGCCTTCCTTGCGGTCGTTTCTTTCCAGAACGGCCTCGATCTCCTGGCCGGGCGCCGGTACGATCGGCTCGGCGCTGTCGGTGAAGTCGGCGATGGGGATCATGCCCTCGGATTTCATGCCGATGTCGACCATGACCTGGTCGGCGGTGACTTTGAGAACCCGGCCCTTGACGATCTTCCCAGGAGCGGCCTCCTGCTGGCTGAACTGATACTTGTCCAGCAGATGCTCGTAGTCCTCCATGGTCAGCTTCTCTTCTTTCGGCTTGTTCGTTTCTGTCATGGGCCTGGGTACTCCTGTTGATGTGATTCCCTCCCGGTGCAGGGCTCGATCGATCCGGCCGGCGCAAAGCCGGATTCGGAACAGTATATAGGGGTCGCTCCATGGAGCGGGACGGGCGTATGGAATTCCTGTTTAAGGGCCTTGTTGGTGTTCATGATCGGGCGAAAACGATGGTCAAGTCTAACCGA from Candidatus Aminicenantes bacterium encodes:
- a CDS encoding lipid A deacylase LpxR family protein; translated protein: EMRGQTVRIGPVLLAVLAAALSLEAAGVSSRDAEQAARKAPGGVFSLLVDNDFFAATDRRYTNGIRIAWTSAELGRPEAPVKLPGWLEAASRALSFGRAAGGRRYLSIFLDQRIYTPEDITLTETPAGEHPYAGYTGIGLAFHSRDDDGMDTVEIDLGLVGPDSLAGEIQALWHRFFGFMAPSGWARQLKDEFVLGLAYDHRERVWASAAGRGIRTDGVARAGGSLSNALTAAGIGAGIRVGWNLPDDFGAAMIPAGPAGDPLLKNRRERSADRVRPAIYGYLTIEGQAVLRDIFLDGNTFRDGPHVEKYPFRGALTAGLALRFRSWSLAYGYVLGSRSFETEPRGHIYGTVRLSFFL
- a CDS encoding aminopeptidase — translated: MNRKLDKAAERAITQALRLKRGESFLLVTDEAKLEIAEALARWARKAGAETTTYLMTEALRPIEGPSGLFRAMAEKAGALAYMLEARIEEKAFRGYMVGLAKSGGRVLMMPGITVDMMERLVAVDYTALDVFTRKIMVALRNAPDVRISNTDGTDISFSVKGRRWANSNGDIGRRGRHGNLPAGECYTCPVEETFTGRVVLRLIDDKLGRGVLEFEKGRLVKWSGRGVEAIVRHIGDDPTGLVIGEFGVGTNPGARICGNMLEAEKAFGTVHFAIGDSYGLGANASRHHYDALVADATIFAKGRFLAKAGKYLI
- a CDS encoding SurA N-terminal domain-containing protein, whose product is MLRTMRQNMKSLKIVLWFIVAAFIVSIFVIWGGSGRLGEGQAGSVVATIGRHKIPTDEFLTGLRNRIESLKRDMKEIDRTVIEQLNLPQQVLEQIIEQRLLFDVADGLGIKASNAEVRERIMALPGLQRDGKFIGYDEYKRVLSYNRIPLSQFEGGIRQEIILSKTVAALTAGIVVTPQEVWDGYRLSKDTAKIEYLALESATITLAQAPDEAAVKAYFEGRKDAYKLPERREAGYVFIKNDDLKAEVELAEAEIAKYYQDNKAQFENPEQVKISRIFLPFAGKDKALVQAEAKSAHDRLQGGGDFAELAKAVSKDTKASAGGDWGLYDWRTLNPKEIEAVAKLALNKISDPIELADGIAILKVTQKDAAATTSLETAKPRIRTILQDQKARELAGQRMATLEKEARKAKSLEAAAKAANLKVQSTGLLKSGEALGDVDPAGSIASALFGLKDKDISAPLATYGGVALAELRKIEAPRPATFEEVKAQVATDLADALKKDLALAKIKEIRAKLNDKNWEDVAAAAKLEVKTVAEHKKEQYLSVIGESPETDNLAFSLPLKEISQPIDFKTGYAVMRVLARTEAVKEEFEKTKATETASLLEQKKNKFLQAYLAKLRGEKDIKIRYDAFLKASQDVLARYEKSGTGSTTN
- a CDS encoding HIT domain-containing protein, whose translation is MRTVDVRRGCVLCRAAKAKDDAGTHILVRGRQAFVLLNKYPYQPGHLMIAPIRHLASLEEAPKALLAEMTALLQRSLAVLRTAYAPHGFNTGMNLGRSAGAGVIDHFHLHVVPRWVGDSNFMPIVGGTKVLIEDLDATTARLRPLFAGRRKAARR
- a CDS encoding integration host factor subunit beta; translation: MIKADLINRISKELNVPKQEAETGVNLFFDTIKEAILKGEEIEVRGFGSFRFRQRPSRSGRNPRTGDPVKVPPKKVLYFKPSKLLKELINKE
- a CDS encoding 30S ribosomal protein S1, which encodes MTETNKPKEEKLTMEDYEHLLDKYQFSQQEAAPGKIVKGRVLKVTADQVMVDIGMKSEGMIPIADFTDSAEPIVPAPGQEIEAVLERNDRKEGYFILSKKKADAEKALDALEKAAQHGGVVTGKIVDRAKNGFHVNVGIPAFMPESHADLRPVKDPEKLIGQTFKFKVIRFDRKTENAVVSRKLVLADEREIKKRKVFGTIAKGQKLPGHIRSLTSFGAFVDIGGVEGLLHVSDIAWGKIGHPQEILQAGQDIEVVVLDFNEKDEKISLGLKQLTPDPWTNIAEKFKAGDKITGKVTSLTDFGAFVELEKGVEGLVHISDLTWSRKMIHPKKLLKLGDMITVSILEVNPTSKRISLGLKQALPHPLEGFKERHNPGSRVHGKITSITDFGAFLEVEPGIEGLIHISDISWEKIKHPSVKLKVGQETDAVVLGVDIDKQKVSLGLKQLEGDIWEEFFIRQKVGDLVNVRIVRIAEFGVFVEILPGIEGVVFNSEIDEHKVENPAEVVKVNEERQAKLIKLNAKDKKISLSFRQAQMDLQKQEYQKYQDNQGTGLTFGDLIREQLNKNLAATKTAVPAAPIVADNPVVAEAPAEPEAMAAPAPAEEEIAASVPSKDGTAETAEEKADD